The genomic DNA CGGGAAGGGCAAAGAGACCGCCTGTACCTGCGGCGGCTGCTGCGAACGTTCCCGCGAAGAGTAAAAATAATGATTTGACACAGAGCGCGTATTAAAACGCGCTCTCTTTTTGTCACGGCGCAATATGACAAAATTTTTAAAAAATGTGTTCATTCGATTGCGTTTGTTACGGTCTTGTGATAAAATAGTTATAGTTTATTATTTTCACGGAGGTTTAAGATGGTTGATAATCAACAGACCGATGAAGTCGAAGAGAAACAGCCTGCGGAGAACGCGCCCGTCGGCGACGCCGTCGCCGCTCCCGTATATACGGGATTTAAGGGCAAACTCGATAACTTTTTCGGCATCAGCAAGATGGGCTCCAACTTCAAGACCGAGATATTAGCGGGCTTGACCACGTTTATGACGATGGTTTATATCCTCATCGTAAACGCGAATATGTTCGGCGATCCGTTCAGCACCGGAAATCACGAATTGGGACAACTCGTTTTGGGCGTGTCGTTCGGCGCGATGTATATCGTTACGGCGCTTTCCGCGATCGTGGGTACATTGCTCATGGCGTTCCTCGCGAAACTGCCGTTCGCGCAGGCTTCGGGCATGGGGCTCAACGCTTTCTTTGTCTATACGATTTGCGTAGGCATGGGATATTCGTATGCCAACGGCTTGCTTATCGTGCTGTGCTCGGGCGTTCTGTTTTTGATCCTCACTCTCGTCGGTGCGCGCCGCGCCATCGTCAGAGCGGTGCCGCAGTCGATCCGTATCGCGATCCCCGCGGGTATCGGCCTCTTTATCGCCTTTGTCGGCATGCAGAATGCGGGCTTGGTGGTTTTGAATGAATCCACGAAAGTAGCGCTCATTTCCTTTAACGTCTTAAATTTCACGTCGAACGGTCTTGCCATGATCGCGGCGGTTGTTTCGATCATCTCGCTTTTGCTCATTGCCATTCTTTCCAAGTTGAAAGTCAAAGCGGCTATGGTCATCGGCATCGTCGGCAGCGCCGTTCTCTATTACGTGTTTGCCGGTATCGGCGTGGCGGCGGGTTCGCAGGTTTGCATCGATATGTTCAACCAGATCGAGTTCAATAATCCTCTGAACGCGTTCAAAGATTTCGGCAACATGGCTTTCGGACAAGTCTTTATGGAAGGCTTCAAGGGCATCGGCGCCAATCAGATCTTCGACTTTGTCGCGGCGCTCATCGCGTTCGCCATGGTCGATATGTTCGATACCATCGGTACTCTGATGGGCACCTGCCAGGCTGCCGGCAAAGAGAGCGGGCTCATCGACGAAAACGGCGAAGTGAAAAATATCCAGAAAGCGCTGCTCTGCGACTCCATCGCAACCTGCACGGGCGCTATTTTGGGTACTTCCACCGTCACGACCTTCGTGGAATCCTCTTCGGGCGTGTCCGAAGGCGGCAGAACGGGCTTTACCTCTTTGATGGTCGCGCTCTTCTTCGCAGTCGCAATGTTCCTCAGTCCCGTCGCGCAACTCATCCCCAGCGCGGCTACGGCGGGCGCTTTGATGTACGTCGGCGTTCTGATGATGAGAAACGTCGTCGATATCGATTGGAAAGACCCCGCGGCGGCTGTCCCCGCGTTCCTGACCATCACCATGATGTCCTTTACGTATTCCATTTCGTACGGCATCGCGGCTGGTTTCATTTCCTACACGATCATCAAACTGTGCACGGGTAAATACAAGGATATCAGCCCCGTTACGGCGATCCTTTCGCTCATCTTCCTGTTTACCTTCCTGTTCACGCACTAAATCATCGACCGAAAGCCCCGCAAATGCGGGGCTTTTATTTTTTTGCGATTTGCTTTGCTAAAATCGGAAAATATGATATAATAACGGCATAATTCACGAGAGGTAAAAAGGCTATGCTGAAAAATGAGATCGAGCAGGGTACGGGCCGCCGAAAGGCCGACCTCGTATTGAAAAACGGGCGTTTCGTCAATGTGTTCACGGGAGAGGTGACTGCGGCGGATATCGCGGTCTGCGGCGGCAAGATCGTCGGGTTCGGCGCGTACGAGGGGGAAGAGGAAATAGACATTTCGGGCAAAATCGTCCTTCCCGGGTATATCGATGCGCACGTGCACATCGAAAGTTCGCAACTCACGCCCGAGGAGTTTTCCAAACTCGTTCTGCCGCGCGGCACCACGACCGTCATCGCCGACCCGCACGAGATCATCAACGTCTGCGGTATAGAGGGCGCGAGGTATATTGCCGAGGCTTCGGCGGGCACCCCGCTCGAAGTGCACGTCATGCTGCCTTCCTGCGTGCCGGCAACGCCCTTTGAAACGAGCGGAGCCGTCATCACGGGCGAGGATACCGAAAAATATATCCGCGAAGATTTCGTGTTCGGTCTTGGCGAATTCATGAATTATCCGGGCGTCGTCAACACCGACGCGGACGTTCTGAAAAAATTGCAGGCGGCGATCGACGCGGGAAAAGTGATTGACGGCCACGCGCCCTCTACGGGCGGCAGGGAACTGAACGGCTATATCGCGGCGGCGATCCGTACCGACCACGAATGCGCCACGCCCGAAGAGGCGCGGGAAAAAGTTTCAAAGGGCATGTACGTGCACCTTCGGGAAGGCTCGGCAACGCGCAACGCCGCTTTGAACAGTCAGGCGGTGGACGCGAACAATATGCGCCGCTTTCTTTTCTGTACGGACGACAGGCACGCGGCGGACCTCGTCGCCAACGGGCATCTGGACAACGCCTTGCGCGTCGCGGTTAGAAGCGGGCTCGACCCCGTTCGGGCGGTCACCATCGCCACGCTCAACGCGGCGGAATGTTACGGCTTGCCGTACAAGGGAGCCGTCGCGCCCGCTTACGACGCCGACCTCGTCGTAGTGGACGATTTACAAAATTTCAATGCGAAACTGGTCGTCAAGGCGGGCAAAGTCGTCGCGAAAGAGGGGAAACCGCTCTTTACCTGTAAAAAATATATTCCCGACGCAGTGAAAAACACCGTCAAGATCAAGCCTGTTTCGGCGGACGATTTCAAGATCGCGCTCAAAGGCGCGCGCGCGAACGTCATGCGCATCGTCAAAGGCGGCGTGGTGACGGAAAAAGTCGTGCGCGAAGTGAAGAGCGCGAACGGCGACGTGCGGTTGAAGGGCACCGATCTTCTGAAACTCGCCATCGTGGAGCGGCATCACAGGACGGGCAATATCGGCAAGGCGCTTTTGGAAGGGTACGGGCTGAAAGGGGGCGCGATCGCGCTGACCATTTCGCACGACAGCCACAATATCGTCGTGCTCGGCGACGATAACGAGGATATGGCGGCGGCGGTCGCGGAACTCGAGCGCATCGGCGGCGGCATGGCGGTCATCGACAAAAAAAAGGCGTATTCTTATCCGCTGGATATTGCGGGGCTGATGAGCAGCGCCTCCGCCGAAGAATTCGTCGGGGCGTCGGAAGCGCTGCTCGAACGCGCCTACGCGATGGGCGTGAGCCGCGATTACGAAGCGTTCATGAGCCTTTCCTTTTTGGGACTTGCGGTCATACCCGAACTCAAACTGACCGACCGCGGATTGTTCGACGTTACGAAATTTTCGTTTATCGACATCGACGCGGAATAAAGCATACAATAAAAGAGCGGCGTCTACGGGGGACGCCGCTCTTTCGGTTAAGACTGCGCGGGAAACAGCGGAAATAACAGTTTTGAAAGTTGTTCCACGAGTTGCTCTTTGGATATTTTATTTTTTTGCAGTACCCACCATTTTACCGTCTGAACGAGCGCGCCCGCGAAACAATGCGCCGCGATTTCCGGTTGTACGGGAAAATATGCGCTCCCGCGCTGTATTTCTTTGAAAGAAAGTTGCATATTGAACGCGATCTGTTCGCAGATCATATCCGCCAAAAGTAAGAACATACTGCTCTCCGAGATCGATTTTACGAGTTTTTCGTGTTCGCACATAAATTCGATAAACGAGCGGAGAGCGCCTTCGTTGCAATAAGGCGCGCAGGCGTTGACAAGATTTTCATCGATAAACTTTTGCTGTATCTCCCGTACGAGAAATATGAAAAAGTCGTTTTTATCGGCAAAGTGCTTGTAAAAGGTGGCGCGCCGTATCATGGCGCGGCTGCACAACTCTTCCACGGTGATGTCCTCGAAATGCTTTTCTTCGAGTAGTTCCAAAAACGTGTCGGTCAGCGCTTTGTATGTTTTTTGAATGCGAAGATCCATGTTTCTCCTCTCGTACGGAAACGTTCGTCGGCAAAACGTCAATTATTTGACATTTGCGCCCAGATTGGTCATTGACTTTTTTTCTTATCTTTATTATAATATTATCCGTTACAAATGTCAATTAACTTTCAACTGTATCAATAATAAGGAGTTTCCATGAAAAAAATAGCGGATCGGATCATCAAAGGAAAATACGTCGTCTTTGCCGTGTGCGCGGCGCTGCTCGTCGTCAGTTGTATCTTTTTGCCGAAGATCGGAGTCAATTATAATCTTTCCGACTATCTTTCGAAAGATACCGAAACGCGCATCGCGCTGGATATCATGGAGGACGAGTTCGGGCTGACGGGCAACGTGCAGGTCATGCTTTCGGGCGTAAACGAGAGCGCCGCGAAGGAGATCAAGACAATGCTCTCGGACATCGAAAACGTATCCCAGGTGGAGTTCGACGCGGAGAGCACCAACTATTTCAAGGACGGCAAGGCGCTGTATATCGTACTGATCCAGGGCGACGACTATTCGGAAACGGCTGCCGAGGTCATCTCCGATATCAAAGAGGCGGTCGCGAGTTACGACGCGGAATTCGGCGGCACCGCCGCGCAGAAACAGAGCCAGAAAGAGGCGATCACAAGGCAGATCCCGATGATCCTCGCCATCTGCATCTGTATCGCTTACGGGATCCTGGTCGTGACCACCCGTTCCTGGCTCGAACCGCTCCTGTTTCTCGCCACGGCGGGGATGGCCGTGCTGATCAATTTAGGCACGAATATCATTTTCGGGAGCATATCCTACATAACCAATTCCATCGCCGCCATATTGCAGTTGGCTCTGGCGATGGATTACAGCATCATGCTTCTGCATTCCTATCATAAGAACAGAGAAACGCAGCCCGACCCGAAGCGGGCGATGAGCGATTCCATCGCGGAATGTATCAAACCCGTTTCCGCAAGTTCTTTGACCACCATCGCGGGACTCTTGGCGCTGTTATTCATGTCCTTTTCCATCGGTTTCGACATCGGCATGGTGCTGATGAAAGGCATCGTGATCTCCGCGCTCGTTTCCGTCACCCTCTTTCCGTGCGTGATCCTTCTTTTCGATAAAATTTTAATAAAGACCAAACTCCGCGCGAAAAACAAAAAAACCAAGGGCGAGAGAGAACATATCGCCGTGCGCGCGCATTTTCTGGCAAACGTCGCGAAGAAAGGCAATCTCGTGATCGTGCCCCTCGTCGTCGCGCTCGTCGCGGGGGCGGCGTTCGTGCAGACGGGCAACGTCTATACCTTTACCGACAGCGGCGCAGCCAACGACGCCATCGCTCAGACGTTCGGCAACAGCAATACCGTCGTGCTCGTGTATAAGAGCGACGAGGGTGTGGAAAAACAGCAGCGGTTTATCGACGGCTTGGCGAACTACCGTTTCGAAGACGGCCGCCCCGCGCTCGTCGGCTACTCCGCCTATACGAATACCGTTCTCGAAGAGTACAGCGTGGAAACGGCTGCGGAAAAACTGGAAATAGATGAGGAAACGGTTTCGCAGTTGTTCGCGCTCTATCATCTGTACGATGCGCCCGAAATTCTGAAAATGACGATGACGGAATTTTTATCGGCGGCGAACGGACTCGTCCTAAACGATCCCGAAACGCAGGAAATGCTGCCCGCGGATATGGCGCTCACCGTGCAACGGCTGTATACCGTCAACGCGCTCATGCACTCCGAGAATACCGCGGCAGAGTTTTACGAAACGCTGACGAGCGGCGCGATGGAGGGCTTTGCGGACGTTACAAAGGAGCAGATCGAATTTGTATACGCGTTGTACGGCAAGCAGCAGGGCATTCCCGCCGATTCGGCGATCGAGGGAAACGTCCTCGTTGATTTTATGCTCTCCGATCCGACCATCCGCATCTTTCTGGGCAGTAAACTTGCGAGCGTGCAGGATATGTCGGCTGTCTATCAGACGTTTTTAAAGGAAGGCGAGTACACCTTCGTAGAGGTGGCGGAGGAACTCTCCGCGCTCGCCGATTCCATGCAGTCGATGAGCGGGATACCCGCAGTGGGCGCAGACCAGATCTCGGGCGTGTACTTCAAAATTTTAATGAACGGGGGAAATATACCCGCGTCTCCCGTCGCCGCGCGCGATCTTTTGGGATTCGTTTCGGAAAATATGGATAAAAACGCCCTTCTTCTCTATAAAATGGACGACGGAATGCGCGCGAAAGTCGCCGCATCGCAAAAAGAGATCGACCGCGCGACGGAATTGTTCCTCGGCGACAATTATACGCGCGTACTCTTCAACGTAGACGTGCCGAACGACGGCGCGGAAACGTACGCCTTTGCCGAATATGCCAACGCGCTCGCCGCGGAGGTGTTCGAGGGCAACGGTCACGTGGCGGGGGAGATCATGTCCACAAGCGATCTCAAACAGTCCTTCGGCAGCGATCAGATCCTCATCGGCGTGTTCACCATCGTTTCGATTTTCCTCATCGTGCTCATCATATTCCGTTCGCTGTCCATACCCGTTTTGCTCGTCGCCGTCATCCAGGGCGCGGTCTGGATATTCTTGTCGGTGTTCGCGCTCGCCTCGTCCCCGATCTTTTTCATGAGTTATATCGTGACCAACTGTATTTTGATGGGGGCGACCATCGACTACGGCATTCTGCTCTCTTCCAATTACGTGGCGCTCCGCAAGAAATCGGAAAAATTCGACGCGCTGTCGGGCGCAGTCTCCGCCGCCATGCCGACTATTCTCAGTTCGGGTTCCGTTCTCATGTGCTGCGGTTTCGTCATCCGCATCATATCCAGCCAGAATTCCATCGCAACGGTGGGACTTTTGTTGGGCGTGGGTACGATCTCTTCCGTCGTCATGATCTTCTTTGCGCTGCCTTCGCTGTTGTATCTGTGCGATAAGATCGTCATGAAGACGACCTGGGGCTCCCGAAAAAAGAAAGGGAAAGAATAAATACTCCCGCTTTCGGTAAAAAACGACGAAAAAATTCAAATTTTGTCCGCGCGCGGGCGTTATACTGTACGGTAAGATTTACCAGTGCGCAGAGGACAGGATATGGCAAGAAAAATCGTCATAACATCGGGGAAAGGCGGCGTGGGCAAGACCACGCTCGCCGCCAACCTCGGAATACGGCTCGCGCTTGCGGGCGAACGCGTGATCGTGTGCGATACCGATTTCGGGCTCAACAATATCGACGTGGTATGCGGCGTGGAAGGGCTGATCCAGTACGATCTCGTGGACGCCATCGAAGGGCGTTGCCGTCCCAAACAGGCGCTCGTGCGCCATCCGCAGTACGCCAACCTATTTATTCTGGCGTCGAACAAGAGCGAACCCGACAAATACGTTTCGCCGCAGGCGGTGCGGCTCATTCTCGACAATCTCTCGCCGCGTTTCGATTATATCCTCATCGACTGCCCCGCGGGCATCGAGGGCGGTTTTCACCGCGCGGTCGCGTCCGCGGAAGAAGCGATCGTCGTCACCACGCCGCATATATCATCGCTCCGCGACGCCGATAAGGTGATCTCCGTGCTCAAAAGTTATAAATTGAAGAGTGTGGAACTGGTCATCAACATGGTGCGCGGGGATATGATCATCGACGGCGAAATACTGACGCCCAAGGAGATCTCCGACATTCTGAAAATCCCCCTTATCGGCATCGTTCCGCAGGACGACGGCGTATTTCTGGGCGAACGCGTGGCGGGCGGCGACGCACAGAAAGCGTTCAAACTTCTGGCGGGCAACATTGCGCGCGGGCAGCGGCGCATCTTTAACGTGACGTATAAATATCACGGTTTTTTCGGCAGTATCCGAAGGAGCCTGAAAAAGAGTTTGTAGGGAAGGTGTATGAAGGCTTTAAACAACAACGCGGCGCGTGCGCGCGAAATACTCAAACGCGAGCAGTCGCCTCTTTCTGCGGAATGCGAAGCCGTCGTGCTCGCCGATCTGGAACGGGTGCTCGAAGGATATTTTTCCCTTCTCGGGCCCGTTTCCATCAAGATCGAAAAGGGCGATTCCTACCGCATTTCCATCGAGGCGGAGGCGAACGAGATCAAGCCTTTCGGCATCATACGCTACTGATCGCGTTTTCTACATATAGAATAAAAATGTCGCACAAAACACTACATATTGTATTTTTTTGAAATTGTTGTTTTAGCAACAGTTTTTTTTTACGTTTCGTATTATAATATGTGATGCAAAAACAAGAAGGACGGGACAACTATGCAGGTGATCAAGAGAGACGGCAGCATTGCCGAATACGACAGGGCGAAAATAACAATAGCCATCGGCAAGGCAAACGCCGAAGTGGAAAAATCCGAACGCGTTTCGAAAGAGGAGATCGAAGACATTCTCGACTATATCGAAAGCAAGAAAAAGAAAAGAATGCTCGTCGAGGACATCCAGGATATCATCGAAGAAAAGATGATGGAACAGGGGCATTTCGAACTCGCCAAAACTTATATCATTTATCGCTATACGCGCGCGCTCGTCCGCAAGGCGAACACTACGGACGAGGCGATCTTAAGCCTGATCCGCAATGCGAATAAGGACGTGATGGAGGAAAACTCCAATAAAAACGCGCTCGCCGCGGCGACGCAGCGCGACCTGATCGCGGGCGAAGTTTCCAAAGATCTCACCAAGCGCATTCTGCTGCCCGAAAAAATTTCCAAGGCACACGAGGACGGTATTCTGCATTTCCACGATGCGGACTATTTCGTGCAGCCTATTTTCAACTGCTGTCTCATCAATATCGGAGATATGCTCGACAACGGCACGGTGATGAATGCGAAGATGATCGAAAGCCCGAAAAGTTTCCAGGTCGCCTGCACCGTGGTCACGCAGATCATCGCGGCGGTCGCCTGCTCTCAGTACGGCGGTCAGTCGGTGGATACCCGTCATCTCGGCAAATATCTGCGCAAGAGCCGCGTGAAATTCGAAAAGCATTACCGCGAGACCTGCCCCGACCTAACCGATGCGGCGATCGGAAAACTCGTGGAAGACCGCGTGCAGGACGAACTGAAAAGCGGCGTACAGACCATTCAGTATCAGATCAATACGCTGATGACGACCAACGGGCAGTCGCCTTTCGTCACGCTCTTTCTGCATCTGGATGAAAACGACGAGTATCTCGAAGAGAACGCCATGATCGTCATGGAGATTTTGCGCCAGCGTTACGAGGGCATCAAGAACGAGAAAGGCGTCTACGTTACGCCCGCGTTCCCCAAACTCGTGTACGTGCTCGACGAATTCAACTGCCTGAAAGGCGGCAAATACGATTACATCACGAAATTTGCGGTCAAATGCTCTTCCAAGCGGCTCTATCCCGACTACATCTCCGCCAAAAAGATGCGCGAGATCTACGAGGGCAACGTGTTCGCTCCCATGGGCTGCCGCTCCTTCCTTTCCCCCTGGAAAGACGAAAACGGGCAGTATAAATTCGAGGGACGCTTCAATCAGGGCGTCGTGAGCATCAACCTGCCGCAGATCGGCATCGTGGCGAAAGGGGACGAGAAAAAGTTCTGGCAACTGTTCGACGAGCGGCTCGATCTGTGCTACGAGGCGCTCATGTGCCGCCACCGCGCGCTCAAAGGCACCAAGTCCGACGTCAGCCCCATCCACTGGCAGTACGGCGCCATCGCGCGGCTGGAAAAGGGCGAGCCCATCGACAAACTTCTGATGGGCGGCTATTCCACGCTGTCGCTCGGCTATATCGGGCTGTACGAACTGACCAAACTGATGAAGGGCGTCACGCACACGAAAGAGGAAGGGCAGGATTTCGCCGTCCGCGTCATGCAGCATATGCGCGACAAGACGGACGCATGGAAAAAGGCGACGGGACTGGGATTTGCGCTGTACGGAACGCCCGCGGAATCGCTCTGCTACCGTTTTGCGCGCATCGACAAGGAAAAATTCGGCACCATACCCGACGTGACGGACAAGGGGTATTATACCAATTCCTATCACGTGGACGTGCGCGAGGATATCGACGCTTTTTCCAAATTCACGTTCGAAAGCCAATTCCAGCCCATCTCTTCGGGCGGCTGCATTTCCTACGTCGAGATCCCCAATATGCAGAACAACCTCGAAGCCATGGAAGAAGTCGTCAGATATATTTACGACAACATCCAGTATGCCGAATTCAATACCAAGAGCGATTATTGCCACGTCTGCGGCTACGACGGGGAGATCATCATCAACGACGACAATGAGTGGGAATGTCCCAACTGCCACAACAAAGATCACAAAAAGATGAACGTGACGCGCCGCACGTGCGGTTATCTCGGCGAAAATTTCTGGAACCTCGGCAAGACCAAGGAGATCAAGTCGCGCGTTTTGCATCTGTGATTTTGCGCCGTCGGCGCGAGGAGAACGTATGAATTACGCGACCATTAAAAAACACGACGTGGCGAACGGCGTGGGCGTGCGCGTTTCGCTGTTCGTCAGCGGCTGCACGCACCGCTGCAAGGGCTGTTTCAACGCCGAGGCGTGGGATTTTTCTTTCGGCAAAGAATTTACCGAAGAAACCGAACGAGAGATCGTCGAGGCTTTGGCGCCCTCTTATATCGCGGGACTGTCCCTGTTGGGCGGCGAACCGTTCGAACCCGCCAACCAGCGCGCGCTCGTAAAACTTTTACGGCGCGTACGCCGCGAATATCCGCAAAAGACCGTCTGGTGCTACACGGGTTATCTGTACGACTCTGATCTGTGCGAGGGAGGCAGGGCGCACTGCGAGGCGACGGACGAAATGCTGTCTTTCATCGACGTTCTCGTAGACGGAGAGTTCGTGGAAGAGAAAAAGGATCTGAAACTGCAATTCCGCGGTTCTTCCAACCAGCGCATTTTAGACGTGAAGGAGTGCCTGAAAACGGGCGGGCTGGTTTTCTACCGCCAGGGCGAATATAGATAGAACATTTGCACAAACTGAAAATACATCCGACGGAGAAATTATTTTGAACAAAATTTTAGTCAGATTCAAAAAGTTGGACGAAAGGGCGATCGCGCCCACGTACGGCAGCGACTGTGCCGCGGGCGCAGACCTGTACGCGCTTGCGGACAAAGAGATCACGATCGGCGCGGGGGAAACGGCGTTCGTCCATACGGGCATCGCCGCGGAGATCCCCGAAAACCTCGTAGGCCTCGTGTACGCGCGCAGCGGCCTCGCCTGCAAAAAGGGGCTCGCGCCCGCCAACAAGGTGGGAGTCATCGACAGCGATTACCGCGGCGAGATCATGGTCGCGCTCTACAACCAATCGAACGAGCCGCGCACCATCGCGGACGGCGAGCGCATCGCGCAACTCGTCATCGCGCCCTATCTCAGGGCGGAGTTTACCGAATGCGAAACGCTTTCCGATACGGCGCGGGGCGAAGGCGGGTTCGGTTCTACGGGAAAATTTGGAAAAAAGGCTTGAAATTTCAATAATTTCTGTTATAATGGTTTCAATAAAAATTCAAAAGGAGATTTTATTTATGGCGAAATACGTTTGCTCGATCTGCGGTTACGAATACGACGAAGCAACGGGCGATCCCGATAACGGTCTCGCGCCCGGCACCAAGTGGGAAGACGTTCCCGAAGATTTTACCTGCCCCTTATGCGGCGTAGGCAAGGATATGTTCGAGTCGGAAGAGGCTTGATCGCCCGAAAAAACGCCCCTGCGGAAATTTTCCGCAGGGGTTTTGGTTTTCACTTGTAAATTTTTCATAAAATAACTTTAATTTTCATGGGCGATATGTTATAATAAAAGTAAGACGGCAAGGAGGTCGATATGAACCTGAATACGCTATTAGCGAACGACAACCCGCATTTCACCGTTTTCGGCGTTGCGATATATTATTACGCGGTCATCATCGTGTGCGGCATGATCTTGGGGA from Candidatus Borkfalkia ceftriaxoniphila includes the following:
- the rd gene encoding rubredoxin; amino-acid sequence: MAKYVCSICGYEYDEATGDPDNGLAPGTKWEDVPEDFTCPLCGVGKDMFESEEA
- the dut gene encoding dUTP diphosphatase; this encodes MNKILVRFKKLDERAIAPTYGSDCAAGADLYALADKEITIGAGETAFVHTGIAAEIPENLVGLVYARSGLACKKGLAPANKVGVIDSDYRGEIMVALYNQSNEPRTIADGERIAQLVIAPYLRAEFTECETLSDTARGEGGFGSTGKFGKKA